A window of Acinetobacter sp. TR3 contains these coding sequences:
- the pdxR gene encoding MocR-like pyridoxine biosynthesis transcription factor PdxR codes for MRSLLGDHLLQRLQQDTEGKLHQRLFRCLRAAIIDGVVQPMTRLPASRDLASEIHVSRNTVLTAYEQLQAEGYLEARTGHGTWVAEKLPESFLNTKNKKKAPELTKVQSSYVLSQRGSNLLGYAAASPHQWGAFVPGAPDVTEFPHHIFSRIQARLSREPDVNRLIYSNAGGCIELRSALADYLRVARSVQCDADQIIITEGIHQAIDLVSRALSDIGDHVWIEDPAYWGMRNTLRINGVHIQPMPVDAEGIIPEQQPKQPPKLIFVTPSHQYPLGSHLSLDRRRQLIQIARQHNSWIVEDDYDSEFRFSGQPYPSLQGLESNAPVLYMGTFSKTIYPSLRIGYLVVPKPLFSPLRIVAAELYRGGHLLEQKALAEFIREGHYEAHIRRMRLLYGKRRDYLVSLIQRYLGSEFIHEYDEAAGLHLVLKLPDHCDDVAIAATALERGVKVRPLSQYFMQSHAHAQRGLLMGFACVNEKDMVMAFGVLLQCLREAKVPTLN; via the coding sequence TTGCGTAGTTTACTTGGAGATCATTTGCTACAAAGACTCCAACAAGACACTGAGGGAAAACTACATCAGCGCCTTTTTCGCTGTTTACGCGCTGCCATTATTGATGGCGTGGTTCAACCGATGACACGGTTGCCTGCTTCGCGGGATTTGGCCAGCGAAATTCACGTCTCACGAAATACCGTTTTAACGGCGTATGAACAATTACAAGCTGAAGGTTATTTAGAAGCGCGGACAGGGCATGGCACATGGGTGGCAGAAAAACTGCCTGAGAGTTTCTTAAATACCAAGAATAAAAAGAAAGCTCCTGAGCTGACAAAAGTTCAAAGCTCATACGTGCTATCACAACGCGGCTCAAACTTATTGGGTTATGCTGCTGCATCACCGCATCAATGGGGAGCCTTTGTACCTGGTGCACCTGATGTAACCGAATTCCCTCATCATATTTTTAGTCGTATACAAGCGCGTTTAAGTCGCGAACCTGATGTCAATCGACTTATTTATAGTAATGCAGGTGGCTGCATTGAACTACGTAGTGCCTTGGCTGATTATTTACGTGTTGCTCGTTCAGTGCAATGTGATGCAGACCAAATCATTATTACTGAGGGCATTCATCAAGCGATTGATTTAGTATCTCGCGCACTCAGCGATATTGGTGATCACGTTTGGATTGAAGATCCGGCTTATTGGGGAATGCGGAACACGTTGCGAATTAATGGCGTACACATTCAACCCATGCCCGTAGATGCGGAAGGTATTATTCCTGAACAACAGCCCAAACAGCCCCCTAAATTAATTTTTGTGACCCCATCTCACCAATATCCATTGGGTTCACATTTAAGTTTAGATCGACGTAGACAACTCATCCAGATTGCACGTCAGCACAATAGCTGGATTGTGGAAGATGATTATGACAGTGAATTTCGTTTTTCAGGTCAGCCTTATCCTTCACTACAAGGCTTAGAGAGCAATGCACCTGTGCTCTACATGGGTACTTTTAGCAAAACGATTTATCCATCCTTACGCATTGGTTATTTAGTTGTACCTAAACCTCTGTTCTCCCCTTTACGTATCGTTGCCGCTGAACTTTATCGTGGTGGACATTTGCTCGAGCAAAAAGCGCTCGCTGAATTTATTCGTGAAGGTCATTACGAAGCACATATTCGACGTATGCGCTTACTGTATGGCAAACGTCGGGATTATTTGGTCAGCTTAATTCAACGTTATCTTGGATCTGAGTTTATTCATGAATACGATGAGGCGGCCGGTTTACATTTAGTTTTAAAATTACCAGATCATTGTGATGATGTTGCTATCGCGGCAACTGCACTGGAACGTGGCGTCAAAGTACGTCCACTTTCTCAATACTTTATGCAATCGCATGCACATGCCCAACGCGGTTTGCTCATGGGCTTTGCTTGTGTCAATGAAAAAGATATGGTGATGGCATTTGGTGTGTTATTACAATGCTTACGAGAAGCGAAAGTTCCCACACTCAATTAA
- a CDS encoding MFS transporter produces the protein MMNALERRSTFALSSIFALRMLGLFMIIPVFSVAGQSYQYATPALIGLAVGVYGLTQAILQIPFSLLADRFSRKPLVVLGLLLFAIGGAIAGLSDTIYGVIIGRAIAGAGAVSAVVMALLADVTREEQRTKAMAAMGMSIGLSFVVAFSLGPWLTSLVGISGLFFVTTIMGLAAILMLLLVPKVTRHHRNFQQGYLSQLKQVIQMGDLNRLHVSVFSLHLLLTAMFIYIPSQLIEYAQIPLAKHGLIYLPLLVLSLFFAFPSIIIAEKYRKMRGIFLSAIAGIIVGLLILIFGYESKYVLLAGLGIFFIAFNVMEALLPSWLSKVAPIQSKATAMGINASSQFLGAFFGGTLGGQLLMLQNTALGWSVLSGIAILWLLVSFGLAQPRYLSSIVLPLPQMTQTDEWTSKLLAIRGIEEVVVMPEQQVAYIKVDKQCIDDAGRQDLTHLIGKEVAI, from the coding sequence ATAATGAATGCTTTAGAACGCCGTTCAACTTTTGCCTTAAGCAGCATTTTTGCCTTACGCATGTTGGGTTTGTTCATGATTATTCCTGTCTTTTCAGTGGCAGGACAATCTTATCAATATGCCACGCCTGCCCTCATTGGTTTAGCTGTAGGGGTCTATGGTTTAACACAAGCAATTTTGCAGATTCCGTTTAGCTTGTTGGCTGATCGTTTTAGTCGTAAACCATTGGTTGTACTGGGTTTACTCTTATTTGCGATTGGTGGTGCGATAGCAGGTTTATCTGACACAATTTATGGTGTGATTATTGGTCGTGCGATTGCAGGTGCAGGTGCAGTTTCAGCCGTAGTCATGGCTTTACTGGCTGATGTGACTCGTGAAGAACAGCGGACCAAAGCCATGGCAGCGATGGGGATGAGTATTGGCTTGTCTTTCGTAGTGGCATTTAGTTTAGGGCCTTGGCTCACTAGCTTGGTCGGTATTTCTGGACTATTTTTCGTGACAACGATTATGGGATTGGCTGCGATCTTGATGTTATTGCTCGTGCCTAAAGTCACACGACATCATCGCAATTTCCAACAAGGTTATTTATCACAGTTGAAACAAGTCATTCAAATGGGCGATTTGAATCGCTTACATGTCTCTGTTTTTTCTCTGCACTTATTGCTCACGGCAATGTTTATTTATATTCCTTCTCAGTTGATTGAATATGCACAAATTCCACTGGCAAAACATGGTTTGATTTATTTGCCATTATTGGTGCTGAGTCTGTTCTTTGCTTTCCCAAGTATTATTATTGCTGAAAAATATCGCAAAATGCGTGGTATTTTCTTGTCAGCAATTGCTGGAATTATTGTGGGTTTACTGATTCTTATTTTTGGTTATGAATCGAAATATGTATTGCTCGCAGGGCTTGGTATTTTCTTTATCGCCTTCAATGTCATGGAAGCGTTATTGCCATCTTGGTTATCGAAAGTTGCACCTATTCAATCTAAAGCAACTGCGATGGGAATAAATGCCAGTAGCCAATTCTTAGGTGCTTTTTTTGGTGGTACTTTGGGTGGACAGCTTCTGATGTTACAGAATACTGCACTTGGCTGGAGTGTCCTCTCTGGGATTGCTATACTTTGGTTGTTGGTCAGTTTTGGGCTGGCTCAACCTCGATATTTGTCTTCAATTGTGTTGCCTCTACCTCAAATGACACAAACGGATGAATGGACTTCAAAATTGTTGGCAATTCGTGGTATTGAAGAAGTCGTGGTGATGCCTGAACAACAAGTTGCTTATATTAAAGTCGATAAACAGTGTATAGATGATGCTGGACGACAAGATTTAACGCACTTGATTGGCAAAGAGGTAGCCATTTAA
- a CDS encoding DUF475 domain-containing protein, whose protein sequence is MKHFRFSIFFTVVCLALSAYWGYTHGPEAGVATMLKALTITAILAVMEVSLSFDNAVVNASVLRNWDHFWKMIFLTVGILIAVFGMRLIFPVVIVAVTADMGMVEVAKMALNDPKSYSERLMAHHAEISAFGGTFLLLVFLNFFFDDGKETHWFKWLEAKLANLASVPAMSVFLALIAMIIMAANVDESIRLAVTMAGIWGIVVYIGVQVLSHLLGGEPEIDENGNAVTHDANGAASGVVKAGFGGFLYLEVLDASFSFDGVIGAFAITSDVVIIMLGLAIGAMFVRSMTIYLVEKGTLDAYIFLEHGAHYAIGALAFIMIASGTGLHVPEVVTGLIGVAFIVWAVIASIQYSKREQQAS, encoded by the coding sequence ATGAAGCATTTTCGTTTTTCTATATTCTTTACGGTAGTGTGCTTAGCACTATCTGCCTATTGGGGCTACACGCATGGTCCTGAAGCAGGCGTAGCTACGATGCTTAAAGCATTGACGATTACTGCGATCTTGGCAGTAATGGAAGTTTCGCTATCTTTTGATAATGCTGTGGTAAATGCTTCAGTATTACGTAATTGGGATCATTTCTGGAAAATGATTTTCTTAACGGTGGGTATCTTGATCGCTGTATTTGGTATGCGTTTGATTTTCCCTGTAGTCATCGTTGCAGTTACAGCAGATATGGGGATGGTCGAAGTCGCTAAAATGGCATTGAACGATCCAAAGAGCTATTCAGAACGCTTAATGGCACATCATGCTGAAATTTCAGCGTTTGGTGGCACATTCTTATTGCTCGTATTCTTAAATTTCTTCTTCGATGATGGTAAAGAAACACATTGGTTTAAGTGGTTAGAAGCAAAATTGGCAAATTTAGCCAGTGTACCGGCGATGTCAGTTTTCCTTGCCTTGATTGCCATGATTATTATGGCAGCCAATGTTGACGAATCTATTCGCTTAGCGGTGACAATGGCAGGTATTTGGGGCATTGTGGTCTATATTGGCGTGCAAGTTCTCAGTCACTTATTGGGTGGTGAGCCAGAGATTGATGAAAATGGTAATGCGGTTACGCATGATGCAAATGGGGCTGCTTCAGGTGTCGTGAAAGCTGGATTTGGTGGTTTTTTATATCTTGAAGTCTTAGATGCATCGTTCAGTTTTGATGGTGTGATCGGTGCATTCGCGATTACCAGTGATGTTGTCATTATCATGTTAGGCCTTGCGATTGGCGCAATGTTTGTCCGTTCAATGACAATTTATTTGGTGGAAAAAGGCACGTTGGATGCTTATATTTTCCTTGAGCATGGCGCGCACTATGCAATTGGTGCTTTGGCATTCATTATGATCGCAAGTGGTACAGGTTTACATGTACCTGAAGTTGTAACAGGCCTGATCGGGGTTGCCTTTATCGTTTGGGCTGTGATCGCATCTATTCAATATAGCAAGCGAGAACAGCAAGCTTCTTAA
- a CDS encoding TetR/AcrR family transcriptional regulator yields the protein MKRSIKSEATRQHILDTSFELVLRKGFVGVGLQEILKACDVPKGSFYHYFASKEAFGCALLEQYMADYKVRVEQLWQHTEQSAYARLMALWQAWIDDPIYGSWAENCLIVKLAAEVSDLSEDMRQILNLGVHRLTQSVALLLKEGQQQGSIPTHLDPLKTAQVMYQLWLGAALMTKLAQDKAPLHLALETTKQLLQPIQE from the coding sequence ATGAAACGATCAATCAAGAGTGAAGCAACTCGACAACACATTTTGGATACCAGTTTTGAATTGGTATTGCGTAAAGGTTTTGTGGGCGTTGGCTTACAGGAAATTTTAAAAGCTTGTGACGTGCCAAAAGGTTCGTTCTACCACTATTTTGCGTCTAAAGAGGCATTCGGTTGTGCCTTATTAGAACAGTATATGGCTGACTATAAAGTACGAGTTGAGCAGCTTTGGCAGCACACTGAACAAAGTGCCTATGCACGTTTAATGGCTTTGTGGCAGGCATGGATTGATGACCCGATTTATGGCAGTTGGGCAGAGAATTGCTTAATTGTGAAACTCGCGGCAGAGGTTTCTGATTTATCAGAAGACATGCGTCAGATTCTCAACTTAGGTGTGCATCGACTGACGCAAAGCGTGGCTTTATTGCTCAAAGAAGGGCAACAGCAAGGTTCGATTCCAACCCATTTAGACCCTTTAAAAACAGCTCAAGTGATGTATCAGCTTTGGTTAGGTGCAGCTTTGATGACCAAATTGGCACAAGACAAAGCACCATTGCATCTCGCTTTAGAAACCACCAAACAGCTGTTACAACCAATACAGGAATAA
- the tenA gene encoding thiaminase II: MTFSQDVWQRNQDLYQKILALPFNQELANGTLDRKAFCHYVIQDAHYLLAYGRALAVAAAKAYEADDVIQFSEAAKIAIIVERSLHSDFMQEFDVSKEEFENTPLTLACHHYTSFLTATAWSESYPVILAALLPCFWIYAEVGKDIVNQSVPNNPYQAWIDTYAGEEFNTAVRNVIATVDKVAARCDQDTLAKMHAAYTMGAKLEWLFWDSAYQQRQWLGLDQA; encoded by the coding sequence ATGACTTTTTCCCAAGATGTTTGGCAACGTAATCAAGATTTATATCAAAAAATATTAGCACTGCCATTTAATCAAGAACTGGCTAACGGGACTTTAGATCGTAAAGCTTTTTGTCATTATGTGATTCAAGATGCACACTATTTACTGGCTTATGGTCGTGCACTTGCTGTAGCTGCGGCAAAAGCCTATGAAGCAGATGATGTAATTCAATTTTCCGAAGCAGCAAAAATTGCGATTATTGTAGAACGTAGCCTGCATAGTGATTTTATGCAGGAGTTTGACGTCAGCAAGGAGGAGTTTGAAAATACACCTTTGACGCTAGCTTGCCATCATTACACCTCTTTCCTAACCGCAACGGCTTGGTCAGAAAGTTATCCTGTGATTTTGGCAGCATTGCTGCCTTGTTTTTGGATTTATGCTGAGGTTGGTAAAGACATCGTGAACCAATCTGTCCCGAATAATCCATACCAAGCATGGATTGATACCTATGCAGGTGAAGAATTTAATACGGCAGTGCGCAATGTGATTGCAACTGTAGATAAAGTGGCAGCACGTTGTGATCAAGACACTTTGGCTAAAATGCATGCTGCATACACTATGGGTGCAAAACTGGAATGGTTATTTTGGGATAGCGCTTATCAGCAACGTCAATGGTTAGGTTTAGACCAAGCTTAA
- a CDS encoding DUF1304 domain-containing protein: MIGQLLIGLIAVLHVYILVLEMFLWDKPAGLKAFANTPEKAQLTKVLAQNQGLYNGFLAAGLFWSLIAPETYAIALANFFLGCVLVAGIYGGLTASKKIIYIQSVPALLALIAVHFF; encoded by the coding sequence ATGATTGGACAACTGCTCATCGGCTTGATTGCTGTCTTACATGTTTATATTTTAGTACTGGAAATGTTTTTATGGGATAAACCAGCAGGATTAAAAGCATTTGCGAATACCCCTGAAAAAGCTCAGCTCACCAAAGTTTTGGCGCAGAACCAAGGTCTTTATAATGGTTTTCTTGCAGCAGGCTTATTTTGGTCGTTAATTGCCCCTGAAACCTATGCAATCGCATTGGCGAATTTCTTTTTAGGTTGTGTGTTAGTGGCTGGTATTTATGGTGGTTTGACGGCGAGCAAAAAAATTATTTATATCCAATCTGTACCTGCATTGCTTGCTTTAATCGCGGTTCACTTTTTTTAA
- a CDS encoding zinc-binding dehydrogenase, whose translation MQSIIHQQFGEPVDVLEFGDMPKPEPKAGEVRIKTIMSPMHNHDVWTVRGSYGYKPTLPAIGGSEAVGIVDAIGEGVDQSKLGQRIAVAGVHGSWAEYFIAPAQSIIPLNDAIDDATAAQLIGMPISALMLLDFVNVQTGQWLIQNTANGAVGKTVAMIAQARGLQVINLVRRTDAIAEMQALGIQHIVATDQADWKQQVKAIHADQPLIAGVDSIGGTASGEMLNLLSENSVLVSFGSMTGETMQISSGDLIFKQATVKGFWASVVNKEMPAERKKALFVELLTLATQKKLVLPVEGVFSFDEIKTAALKATQGARQGKVLLKP comes from the coding sequence ATGCAAAGTATTATCCATCAACAATTTGGCGAACCTGTAGATGTTTTAGAATTCGGTGATATGCCGAAACCTGAGCCTAAAGCGGGTGAAGTCCGCATTAAAACGATTATGTCTCCTATGCATAATCACGATGTGTGGACGGTGCGTGGTAGTTATGGCTATAAGCCAACTTTACCTGCAATTGGTGGTAGTGAAGCGGTAGGTATCGTCGATGCTATAGGTGAAGGTGTTGATCAAAGCAAATTAGGACAACGTATTGCTGTTGCTGGTGTACATGGCAGTTGGGCAGAATATTTTATTGCGCCTGCACAAAGTATTATTCCTTTAAATGATGCGATTGACGATGCAACAGCAGCGCAATTGATCGGGATGCCGATTAGTGCCTTGATGTTACTCGACTTTGTGAATGTTCAAACAGGTCAATGGCTAATTCAAAACACAGCCAATGGTGCGGTGGGTAAAACTGTAGCGATGATTGCTCAGGCGCGTGGTTTGCAAGTGATTAATCTCGTGCGTCGGACCGATGCAATTGCCGAAATGCAGGCTTTAGGCATTCAACATATAGTTGCCACGGATCAAGCGGATTGGAAGCAACAAGTCAAAGCGATTCATGCTGATCAACCATTGATTGCAGGCGTGGACTCAATTGGTGGAACGGCCAGTGGTGAAATGCTGAATCTACTGAGTGAAAATAGTGTATTGGTTTCATTTGGCAGTATGACGGGCGAAACCATGCAGATTTCATCGGGTGATTTGATTTTCAAACAGGCCACGGTGAAAGGGTTTTGGGCAAGTGTCGTGAATAAAGAAATGCCAGCAGAGCGTAAAAAGGCATTATTTGTTGAGTTATTAACGCTTGCGACACAAAAGAAACTAGTTTTACCTGTGGAAGGTGTTTTTAGTTTTGATGAGATTAAAACGGCTGCACTCAAAGCAACTCAGGGTGCACGGCAGGGAAAAGTGTTGTTAAAGCCTTAA
- the ssb gene encoding single-stranded DNA-binding protein: protein MRGVNKVILVGTLGKDPETKTFPNGGSLTQFSIATSESWTDKNTGERKEQTEWHRIVLHNRLGEIAQQYLRKGSKVYIEGSLRTRQWTDQNGQERYSTEIRGDQMQMLDTRQQSEQGGGDFNQPRFNNNNNQGGGYQNTGYNNNQNGYGQGGGFAGGNQGNYAGSPQAGNGFNTPKSAPQPVTAPADLDDDLPF, encoded by the coding sequence ATGCGTGGTGTGAATAAAGTTATTTTAGTAGGTACTTTGGGTAAAGATCCTGAAACCAAAACTTTTCCAAATGGTGGATCCCTGACTCAATTTTCGATTGCAACAAGTGAGTCTTGGACAGATAAGAATACAGGCGAGCGTAAAGAACAAACAGAATGGCATCGTATTGTGTTACACAACCGTTTAGGCGAAATTGCACAGCAATATTTGCGTAAAGGTTCAAAAGTTTATATCGAAGGTTCATTACGTACTCGTCAATGGACAGATCAAAACGGTCAAGAGCGTTACAGTACTGAAATTCGTGGCGATCAAATGCAAATGTTAGATACGCGTCAACAAAGCGAACAAGGCGGCGGTGACTTTAATCAACCACGTTTTAATAACAACAATAACCAAGGTGGTGGTTACCAAAATACGGGTTATAACAACAACCAAAATGGTTATGGTCAGGGCGGAGGTTTTGCTGGCGGTAATCAAGGTAATTATGCTGGTAGTCCACAAGCAGGAAATGGTTTTAATACACCAAAATCAGCACCTCAGCCTGTGACTGCTCCTGCTGATTTAGATGATGATTTACCGTTCTAA
- a CDS encoding amino acid permease, translated as MAAHQHGSEANLSQNLKHGLQSRHLTMISIAGVIGGSLFVGSGSIIYNTGPVVFLTYALGGLLVWFIMRMLGEMAVLNPDSGSFSTYADRAIGRWAGFSIGWLYWCTLAMLMGWEAYVAGKILNSWFPFIPIWAYMVLVIVGLVAVNLQNVKNYGEFEFWFALIKVIAIVIFLVIGSLAIMHLWPWGDVSASGVSNLTAQGFMPNGASSVITALLGVMFAYIGAEIVTVAAAESENPSKEIRKASNSVVWRIVLFYVGSMFVAVCLIPHNNELLKDSTWGTYSVTLNALGIPEARHIVNFVVLTSVCSCFNSALYTCSRMLFSLSKRGDAPKSFGSVNSKSSPWVGVIVSCFFSVVAVILTATESMNVYDFFMLTTGAATLYVYLTIAYSQLRMRKKLEAEGTPIEFKMWLFPYITYLVIFAIIGAILTMLIEGTYFKEVIYTTALFGIIVFFGFVSQKLRWGEERRASHLSQIHEEKLV; from the coding sequence ATGGCAGCACATCAACATGGTTCTGAAGCCAATCTCTCCCAAAATTTAAAACATGGACTTCAATCACGCCATCTCACCATGATTTCAATTGCAGGTGTGATCGGTGGTTCTTTATTCGTCGGTTCAGGCAGCATTATTTACAACACAGGACCAGTGGTGTTTCTCACTTATGCTTTAGGTGGTTTACTGGTTTGGTTCATTATGCGCATGTTAGGTGAAATGGCGGTTTTAAATCCTGACAGTGGTTCATTTTCAACTTATGCCGATCGTGCGATTGGTCGTTGGGCAGGTTTTTCCATCGGTTGGTTATATTGGTGTACCTTAGCAATGCTGATGGGATGGGAAGCCTATGTGGCTGGAAAAATTTTAAATAGCTGGTTTCCGTTTATTCCCATTTGGGCCTACATGGTGCTGGTGATTGTTGGATTAGTCGCTGTAAATTTACAAAACGTAAAAAATTATGGTGAGTTTGAATTTTGGTTTGCACTCATTAAAGTGATTGCGATTGTGATATTCCTTGTGATCGGTAGTTTAGCCATCATGCACTTATGGCCATGGGGAGATGTATCTGCTTCTGGTGTCAGTAATTTAACTGCGCAAGGCTTTATGCCCAATGGTGCATCATCCGTGATTACGGCGTTACTTGGAGTCATGTTTGCTTATATCGGGGCGGAGATTGTCACGGTCGCGGCGGCAGAGTCTGAAAATCCTTCTAAAGAAATTCGTAAAGCCTCTAACTCAGTGGTGTGGCGGATTGTACTGTTTTACGTCGGTTCAATGTTTGTTGCTGTTTGTTTGATTCCACATAATAACGAATTATTAAAAGACTCAACTTGGGGAACCTATAGTGTGACCTTAAATGCACTGGGTATTCCAGAAGCGCGTCATATCGTTAACTTCGTGGTTTTAACTTCAGTATGTAGCTGTTTTAACTCAGCATTGTATACTTGTTCTCGTATGTTATTTTCATTGTCAAAACGCGGTGATGCACCGAAAAGTTTTGGTTCGGTAAATAGTAAGAGCAGCCCTTGGGTTGGGGTGATTGTGTCGTGCTTTTTCTCAGTGGTTGCTGTGATTTTAACGGCTACGGAAAGTATGAATGTCTACGACTTTTTCATGTTAACTACAGGTGCAGCAACACTGTATGTGTATTTGACCATTGCATATTCTCAGCTGCGTATGCGTAAAAAGCTTGAAGCAGAAGGCACGCCTATTGAGTTTAAAATGTGGTTGTTCCCTTATATAACTTATTTGGTGATCTTTGCGATCATCGGTGCAATTCTCACCATGTTGATTGAAGGCACTTATTTCAAAGAAGTCATCTACACTACAGCACTGTTTGGGATTATCGTATTCTTTGGTTTTGTCTCGCAAAAATTGCGTTGGGGAGAAGAGCGTCGAGCCTCTCACTTAAGCCAAATACATGAAGAAAAATTAGTTTAA